The following is a genomic window from Actinomadura sp. WMMB 499.
CCCTGGGGTTACGCCCCGCAGATGACGGGCGTCGTCGGGCGCCTCTCGGCGGGCACCGTCGCCTACGGGATGTACGCCAACCCCAAGAGCGGCGGCCAGGGAATCCTTGCCGAAGAAGGCGTCATCGTCGGGTCGGACCTGTCCCCCGGGGGGCCCGACTTCGGCGTGACCTCCCGCGATGTCCTCGCGGCCTACCTGACGCCGGACAGGCCCGTGGCCCACTGCTTCGTGCATACCGGCCTCACCCCGGCCGACGCACGGGCGATCGAAGGGCCGCCCGACGTCTGGATACGCCTGCCCGCGCGCGACTGGTGGGAGTGGTCGGCCTGGGGGGACGGCCGCAGGTGGCCGGCTTAGAGGGCGCCGCCGCGCGGGAGCGGCCATGGACGGATCCGTCCGCCGCCGATCGGGCTACCGGGGCAGGGTGTCGCCGACGGCCGCGAGGAGCTCGATCGGGAACTCGGGGTCGGCCTGGCCGACGGCGAGGCCGAACCACCGGGCGGGGGCCGGACGCCACAGGAGCATCGTCGTCGTGAGCTGGCAGAGCTCGTCGATGGGTTCGGGGGCCGGGTCCTCGGCGAACAGGTAGGGGCTCAGATCGAACGGTTCGGGGCCGCCCCAGCGTTGGGAGAGGGCGGCGGCGAGGGCGTCGTGCAGGGCGTCGATCTCGGCCTGGGCGGGCTCGACGACCTCCGGGCCGCGCTCGTCCCAGAAGTCCCGCGTCCGGTGCAGGACGTGCACGTGTCCCTGGGAGCCCTCCGGGATGGGGCGGGCCAGCAGGTCGTCGATGATGGCGAGCCGGTCGTCCATGCCGGGAGCCTAGCCGCGCGCGGCTAGGCTCCGGCGACGGTCAGGGCGGTGAGGGAGACGGTGCTCACCAGCAGCGTCGACAGGGCGCCGAGCGCGAGGCCGCGCCGTCCCGTCCGCAGGAGGGTCCGGACGCGCACGGACGAGCCGAGCCCGAACATCGCGGCGGCCAGCAGCACCGTCGAAACGTCCCGCGCGCCCGTCAGGACGGCCTCGGGCACGGTGTTCGTGCTGCGCAGGAGCATCGCCAGCAGGAAGCCGACGACGAACAGCGGCACGATCGGGGGGCGCGGGCCCGCCGCGTCCCCGGGCCGCCGTTCGAGGGCGCCCATCCCCGCGACCATCGGCGCCAGCAGCACCACGCGGGTCAGCTTCACGATGACGGCCGTCCCCACGGCCGCCGCACCGGCCGGGGACGCCGCCGCCACCACCTGCGCGACCTCGTGGACGCTCAGCCCGGCCCACATCCCGAGCGCCTCCCCGTCCAGGCCGAAGACCCGCGTGCCGAGGAACGGGACGAGCGCGATCGCCGCGCTCCCGTAGATCGTCACGAGCGTGACGGCCGTCGCGACGTCCTCCCGGTCGCGGCGCGCGACGCCGTCCATCGCGGCGATCGCCGACGCCCCGCAGATCGAGAATCCCGTCGCGACCATCAGCCCGAGGCCCCGCGAGACCCCGAGCAGCCGTCCGAGCGCGATCGTCCCGGCGAAGCCGGCCGCCACGGTGACGACCACGGCCGCGAGCGTCCCCGGCCCCAGCCGCAGCACCTCACCGAGGCTGAGCTGCAGCCCGAGGAGCACCACCCCGACCCTGAGGAACGTCCGGGTGGTCCACGCCAGGCCGTCCGCCGTCGCCGCGGGCAGCGCGCCCCCCATCAGGACCCCCAGCAGCACCGCGACGGTCAGGGCGCTCAGCGCGGGCACGAACCCGCTGACGACCGTCGCCGCGCCCGCAGCGGTCACCGCGACCGAGACGCCGGGCCCGGCCGAGGCCCACCAGCCCCGCACGCGTCCCCCGGCGGCGCGCACGGGATCCGCGTCCGGCGCTTCGGGACGTTCGGGTCCGGCGTGAGCGTGCTCGGGGTTCATGCTCCGAGCCTTCATCCGTCCGGAGGATCCCGGTACCGGGCGGTTCGGCCTCACGTCATAGCCTGAGGGCATGACCGCGCCGCCCGACGTCGAATCGCTGCGGCTGCTCGTCCTGGTCGCCGAGCGGGGCAGCCTCACCGCCGCGGCCGCCGAGCTGCGGATCAGCCAGCCGTCCGCCAGCAAGCGGCTGTCCCGGCTCGAACGGCGGCTCGGCCTGCACCTCGTCGACCGCACCCGGCGCGGCTCCGCCCTCACCCCCGCCGGACGGGTCGTGACCGGGTGGGCCCGGCGGGTGCTGGACGATCTCACCGCGCTCACCGACGGCGCCGAGGCGCTCCGCCGGGAACGCACCGGCCGGCTCACGGTCGCGGCGAGCCTCACCGTCGCCGAGCACCTGCTGCCCGCGTGGATCGGTGAACTCCGCCGCGACGACCCCGACCTGCACGTGGGCATGCAGGTGACGAACTCGTCCCGGGTCTGCGAACTCGCGCGGCACGGCGACGTCGACATCGGCTTCATCGAGTCGCCCGGCCGTCCGTCCGGGCTGCGCAGCCGGGCCGTCGCGGGCGACCGGCTGGTCCTCGTCGCGCCGCCCGGTCACCGCTGGACGCGGCGCGGCCGTCCCGTGCCGCCCGCCGAGGTCGCCGCCACCCCGCTGATCAGCCGCGAGGCGGGGTCGGGCACCCGGGAGGCCGCCGCCCAGGCGATGGCCGCCCGCGGCCTCGAGCTCGCCCCGCCGCTGCTCGAACTCGGCTCCGGCACGGCCGTCCGCAACGCGGTGGCCGCCGGTGCCGGGCCCGCCCTGATCAGCGAGCTCGTCGTGGGCCCCGACCTGGCCGCCGGGACCCTCGCCGAGATCCCCATCGAGGGCATGGCGGTGGAACGCTCCCTGCGCGCCGTCTGGCGGACCGGCACCACCCCCGCCGGCCCCGCCGCGGCGCTGCTGGCCCGCGCCGGCCGCCGCCCCGCCGCCGGAACCTGAGCGTCGGCCCCGTATGCCAGGATCGCGCCCATGGTGTTCTGCGACTACTTCGCGGCCCCCGACGACCTCGCGGCCGTCGCCGTCCTGGACGAACCGGGCGGCCCGGGCGCCGCGGCGTTCGACGCCGTCCCGCTGAAGGGCGTCGACCCGGTCGTCGTCATCGCGCGGCTGGAGGCGATCCTGACCGGCTGCACCTACGGCGAGGCGGCGGAGCGCCCGCGCTCGGGGACGCTGCTCTCCCCACCGGACGCGGAGAGCGCGTTCGTCGTGGCCGTCACCGACACCCTGCGGGACGCGCTGGCGTCCGCCGCCGAGGCCGCCCTGCGGGAAGCCGGACCGGCCTGGGCCGGGACGGACGAGATGCGGGCCGACGGGGTCTCGGCCGAGGGAGCGACCGAGGCGGCGATGCTCCTCGCGGACCTGGCCCGGCGCGCGACGTCGAACGGCATGCGCCTGTACTGCTGGTGGGCGCTCTGACCGGCCCCGATCAGGGCTTGCGGGCGTGGCCTAGGTAGGTGACGACGGGCGGGCCGTCCGGGTCCAGGACGAACCCGGCCATCGGCGCGACGTCGTCGTCGCCGATCTCGCCGCGGCGGCGGGCGCGCACCGCCGCGACCAGGCCCGCGATGCTCGCGGGCTTGAAGCCGCAGACGTCCGCGGGCCGCAGGCCGTGCCGGGACAGGGCGGCGGCGACCTCGGACGGGCGCCGCAGCCGGTCGCTCGCGTAGCGTCCGGCCGGCATGATCCGGGTCCACGGGAGCCGCTGGAAGGCGCCCAGGTAGACGAGCTTCGCGGGGACGGTCCGGTTGACGGTGTCGTAGGCGAGGGCGCCGCCGGGCCGGACGGCTCGGGCGGCGCGCTCCACCACGCGGTCCAGGTCGCCGGTGATCTCGAAGGTGTCGGCGACGTACACGAGGTCGAACGAGCCGGGCGGCACGTCGGCGTCCTCGGCGCGGGCGGTGCGGTGCTCGACGGCCAGGTCCTCGGTGGCCGCGGCGTCCCTCGCCATCCGGGTCGCGGCCGGTGACGGGTCGAGCGCCGTCACGTCCAGCCCGGCCCGCGCGAGCCCGCGCGGCAGCACGCCGGTGCCGCCGCCCAGGACGAGCGCGCGCCCCTCGGCGAGCCCGTGCTTCGCGAGGTACTCCATGCGCACGTCCTGGAAGGCGACGGCGCGCAGGCGGCGCCCGTCGATGGCTCCCGGGCGGGGCGAGTCGAGTTCGATGAGCGGTGCGGTTCGCATGCCGGACGTCCTCCCGATCGGCGAGTTCCCTAAGAATACCGACTGAGTTCCCTGAGGGAACTTCGGGTACCCTGCCGGGCATGACCCGCACCCCGCTGTCCGACGCGGCCTGCTCGATCGCGCGCGCGACCGACCTGTTCGGGGACGCCTGGACGGCGCTGATCATGCGCGACGTGCTCGCCGGGATCACCCGGTTCGACGACCTGGCCCGCGATCTCGGCATCTCCCGCAAGGTCCTCGCCGCCCGGCTCGCCCGCCTGGTGGACGAGGACGTCCTGGTCCGCGAGCCGTACCAGGAGCACCCGCCGCGCGTGCACTACCGGCCGACCGACAAGGGCAGGGAGCTCTACCCCGTCCTGCTCGCGCTGATGAGCTGGGGCGACCGCTGGTACGCGGGGGAGGCGGGACCGCCCGCGCGCGTCCGGCACCGCGACTGCGGGCACGACACCACGCCCGTCCTGGCGTGCGCCCACTGCGGGGAGCCGCTCACCGTGGACAACACCGACCAGCGCCCCGGCCCCGGCGGCCGCGTCGGCCCGGCGACCCGCGTCCTCGGCCCGCTCCTGCAGGCCCGCGAGCGCGGCGAGGGGCACCCGTCCCAGGGATGATCCGGCCGCGCCGGGCTCTGGTCCCTCGGCATGACCCGGCCCCGCCTTTGGTCGGTGTCCCGACAGGTGGATCAGCCTTTCGGCCGAGAACGAACCTCATCATCCCGGCCGATTCGGACAGGCTCGTCCGCGCGGACGATGGGGAGAATGGAGTGGGTCACTGAGGCGGTCCGGGGGCTGAGCGACCTGCCCTTCCCATTGCTGCTGGCGGTGGCGGGGGTGCTGGCGTTCGCCGAGTCCGGCCTGGGCGTCGGGTCGGTCGTGCCGGGGGAGACGGCCGTGGTGATCCTCGGCGCCGCCGCCGCCGACCCCGTCCGCTACCCGGCGATGCTCCTCGTCGTCGCACTGGGCGTGACGGCGGGCGACCACGTCGGGTACTGGCTGGGACGCACGAACGGCGAGCGGATGCGGGAGACGCGCGCCGTGCGCCGGCTCGGCGTCCGGCACTGGGACCGCGCGACGGCGGCCCTGCGCCGGCACGGCGCGGCGGCCGTGTTCGTCACCCGGCTCGTCCCGGTCGTGCGGACGCTGACGCCCGCCGCCGCCGGGGTCGCGAACGTCCCGTACCGCCGCTTCCTGCTCGCCTCGCTCTCCGGTTCGCTCCTGTGGGCGGCGGTGTTCGTCAGCATCGGCGCTTTCGCGGGCGCGTCCGCGTCCCGTCTCGAGCAGCTCCTCGGCTGGGGCGCCTGGATCGTGTTCGGCCTCGCGGCGGCCGTGGCCGCCGCGGTGGCCGTCGTCCGCCGCCGGACCCGCTCGTCCCGCGCCGTCACCGCCGAGGCCGGGGAGCCCGCCGAACCGGACGTCCAGGTCGAGGGCCGCTGCTCGGACGCCACGCCCGCCTGAGGTGACAACCCCGTAGCCCACGGGTGCGCTTGCCCGGACCGGTCGGTCATAGAGCCATCGCGAACGCGCAGCGTAGCTTCTCCGTTGCACGTGGTGATGCGACGGGAGGCGACCGATGACGAACGGTGCGACGGACACGCGGCTCAGCCTGGGAACGGACGCCGCGCGCAACCTCGCGACGACCACCAAGACGCGCCCGCAGATGCAGGGCATCTCGTCGCGGTGGCTGCTGCGGGCGCTCCCGTGGGTGCAGGTGTCGGGCGGGACGTACCGGGTGAACCGGCGGCTCGCGTACCAGGTGCAGGACGGGCGGGTGACGTTCGTCAACACGGGCGCGCAGGTCCGGGTGATCCCGGCGGAGCTGGCGGAACTGGCGCCGCTGCGGGGGTTCGCGGACGAGCGGGTCCTCGACGTGCTCGCGGGACGGTGCGTCCAGTCGGAGTACGCGGCCGGCGACGTGATCGCGGAGGCGGGGCGCCCGGCCGACCGGGTGCATCTGATCGTGCACGGGAAGGTCGTCCGGCTGGGGGACGGCGCGTACGGGACGCCCGCGCGGCTGGGGACCCTGGCCGGCGGAGAGTACTTCGGCGCGGAGGCGCTCACCGACGCGGACGCGACGTGGGGCGCGACGGCGAAGGCGGTGACGGGCTGCACGGTGCTGTCGCTGACGCGGGAGGCGTTCGCGGAGGTCGCGGGGAACTCGGCGGCGCTGCGGGAGCGGCTCGCGCGGTTCGCCGAGTCGGGGCCGCCGAAGGTGAACAAGCGCGGCGAGGCGTCCGTGGACGTCGCGGCCGGGCACGCGGGCGAGCCCCGGCTGCCCGGCACGTTCGTCGAGTACGAGGCGGCGCCCCGCGAGTACGAGCTGAGCCTGGCGCAGACGGTGCTGCGCGTGCACACCCGCGTGGCCGACCTCTACAGCCGTCCGCAGGACCAGGTGGAGCAGCAGCTCCGGCTGACGATCGAGGCGCTGCGGGAGCGCCAGGAGCACGAGATGATCAACAACCGGGACTTCGGCCTGCTGCACAACGCCGACCCCCGGCAGCGGCTCACCACCCGCGGCGGCCCGCCGACCCCCGCCGACCTGGACGAACTCCTCGCCCGCCGGCGGGGGACGCGCGTCCTGCTCGCGCACCCGAAGGGCATCGCGGCGTTCCTGCGCGAGTGCACCCGCCAGGGCGTCTACCCGATGCAGACGGAGGTGGACGGCACCCGCGCGACGGCCTGGCGGAACGTGCCGCTGCTGCCGTGCGACAAGATCCCGGTGAGCCGCTCGGGCGTCAGCTCGATCATCGCGATGCGCACCGGCGAGGACGACCAGGGCGTCATCGGCCTGCACAAGACCGGCATCCCGGACGAGCGCGAGCCGGGGCTGTCGGTCCGGTTCAAGGGCGTCAACGATCAGGCGATCAGCTCGTACCTGGTCGGTGTCTACTTCTCGGCCGCGGTCCTCGTCCCCGACGCGCTCGGCGTCCTGCACGACGTGGAGACCGCCCGCTGACGCCCGTCCCGGGCGTGCCTAGGCGTCCTCGCAGAGGGCCGCGTCGAAGGCGTCCTTGACGCGCTGCTCCCCGGCGTCGCTCAGGCCCGGCTTCAGGTTGACCATGACGGTCGCGCTCCGGCCGTCGCGGGTGGCGCCGGTGACGGTGCTGAAGCCGATCATGTCGCCGGCGTGGCCCCAGACGGGTGCTCCGCACGTTAGTGAAACCCGCCGGAGGCCGAGGCCGTAGTCTCCGCTGACCTCCGTGGTCCGCTGCATCTCGCGCAGCGTCGCGGGGCGCAGCACCCGGCCGCCGAGCAGGGCGGCGTAGAACCGGTTGAGGTCGGAACCGCCGGACACCAGGTCGCCGCCCGCCCAGGCCACGGACGGGTTCAGCCGCGTGCGGTCGAGCAGAGCGCCGTCGGGGGTGCGGACGTACCCGCGGGGGTGCGGCCCCGGCAGGTCGGGGGAGTCGCCGGGGACGACGGTGCCGTCCAGGTTCAGCGGGCCGAGGACGCGCCGCTCGATCTCGTCGCCGAGGGAGCGGCCGGTGACCTTCTCCACGATCATCCCGGCGACCAGGTAGCCGGTGTTGGAGTACGCCCAGCCGGTGCCGGGGTCGAAGCCCGGCCGGTGCTCGAGGGCCAGGGCGAGCAGGTCCTCCGGCTCGTGGTCCTCGAGGGGGTTCTCGACGACCCGGTCGATGCCGAGCAGGCCCAGGAAGTCCGGCAGGCCGCTGGTGTGCTGGAGCAGGTGCCGGACGGTGATGTCCCGCCCGTCGTTGCCGTTGCCGCGCACCACCCCGGGCAGGTACCGCTCGACCGGCGCGTCCAGCTCGATCAGCCCGTCCTCGACGAGCAGCAGCACCGTCGTCGCGGTGAACGTCTTCGTGACGCTGCCGATGCGCCAGTGGCCCCGCTTCGGCATCGGGGCGCCGGTCCGGACGTCGCCGACGCCGTCGGTGATCACGGTCCGCCCGTGCCGGTCGCGGATCTCGGCCAGCGCGCCCGGCGACCCGTCCGACGTCGTGAGCGTGTGCAGCAGCCGCCGGAGCTCCGGCCGGTGCTCGTGGGCGGCCGCGGGCGCGGCGGGCACCGCGGTGCCCGCGGCGGACAGCCCCGCGAGGCCGAGCACCGCGATCGTCTTGCGCAGCATGTGTCGTCTCCTTGGGAAGGTCGGCGGTTCGGGAGATCGTCACGCTACGAGCGGCCGGTGCGGACGGTCGTCCCGCCCGGGTACCGACCCGCACCTCCCCCGCGCGGACGGCACCGCACGTCCCGTCCGCCCCGGCGGAGCCACCGCGCCCCCACCGCCCGGGGCGGAGGACGCCTCGGGCGGGCGTCAGGTTCCGCGTTCGGTGCGCCAGCGGTCGATGAGCGCGGGCAGCTCGCGGAACATGTAGCCGTAGAAGTCGCGCATCTCGTGCAGGCGGCGCGCGGCCGGGCTGTCCTCGCCGGTGGCCTCGATGCCCTCGTCGGCGGCCTCGAGCATGGCCCGCACGGCCGCGTTCTGCGTCGACATCAGGGTGGCCCAGGCGCCGTCGCGCATCCGGTGGTGCTCGCGGCGGCTGCCCGGGGCGGGGGCGCGCTCGATCAGCCCGACGGTCGACAGCATCTTGATCGCGCCGGACACCGAGCCGGAGCTGATGCCGAGCCGGTCGGCGAGCTCCCCGGCCGTGACGCTGTCGGTGTCGGCGAACATGAACGCCGCCAGCACCCGCGCGGTCGACTTCTGCAGACCGCCCTGCGTGAGCACCAGGGCCAGCCGTTCGGCCGCCTCGGTCGTGTCCGCCACGGTCGTCCCCCTCGTCGTCGGCGTATACGGAATCTTAACAGCTCCGAATCTTCAGAAATCTCTGAAAACAATGCTACCGTCGAAGGCATGGACACGGTGATCGACATCGACCGGCTGACCAAGACCTACGGTCCGCGGCGCGGTCTGGACGACCTGACCCTCCAGGTGGGCGCGGGCGAGGTGTTCGGCTACCTCGGGCCGAACGGCGCGGGGAAGTCCACGACGATCAGGCTGCTGCTGGACCTGATCCGCCCGACGTCCGGGACGGCCCGCGTCCTCGGCCTCGACCCCCGCGCGGACGCCGTCGAGCTGCACCGCCGGACCGGCTACCTCGCGGGCGACTTCGTCGTCGACGGGCGGCAGAAGGCCGGCGAGTGCCTCACGTTCCTCGGCAACCTGCGCGGCGGCGTCCCGGCCCGGCGGATCACCGGGCTGGCCGAGCGGCTCGACCTCGACCTCGGCGCCCGGGTGAAGAGCCTGTCGAAGGGCAACCGGCAGAAGGTCGGCCTGATCCAGGCGTTCATGCACGATCCCGAGCTGCTGATCCTGGACGAGCCGACGTCGGGCCTCGACCCGCTCGTGCAGCGCACGTTCCTCGACATGGTCGGCGAGGCGCGGGCGGACGGCCGGACGGTGTTCATGTCGAGCCACGTCATGAGCGAGGTCGAGGCGGTGGCCGACCGCGTGGCGATCATCCGCGAGGGACGGCTCGTCGCCCTGGACACCGTCGACGACCTGCGCGCCCGCTCCTACCTGCGGGTCCGCATCGCGTTCGCCGCCCCGGTGGACGCCGCCGAGTTCGCGCTGCCCGGCGTCACCGACGTCCACGTCGACGGGACCGTCCTCACGTGCACGGTCGAGGACACGCCGGACGCGCTCGTCAAGGCCGCCGCCCGGCACACCGTCACCGGCCTCGGCGCCGAGTCGCAGGACCTCGAGGAGCTGTTCCACACCTACTACGCGCGGGGCGAAGCCGCCCCCGCCGCCTGAAGGGCACGACGATGACCACCATGGCCGACGCGTTCAGCCGCTCGATGTTCGCCAAGACCCTGTACGACAACCGGCGGGTCTTCGCCGTGTGGGCGCTGGCCACGGCCGCGCTCGCGACGATGTACGCGGCGTTCTACCCGCAGATCACGGCGGACAGTGCGGCCTCGGTCCCGGACGCGATGAGGGGCTTCGGCCTGGACGACATGTCCTCGGCCGCCGGATACCTGCAGGGCCCGGTGTTCGGCCTGCTGGTCCCGCTGCTCGCGGTCTTCTACGGCGCCGCCACCGGCGCCCGGATGATCTCCGCCGACGAGGAGAGCGGCCACCTCGACCTGCTGCTGGCCCACCCGATCGGCCGGACCCGCCTGCTGCTCCACCGGTTCGCCGCGCTCGCCGCGGGCGCGGCGCTGATCGCGGCGGCCGTCCTCGCCGGGCTGCTCGCGGTCCGGACGGGCGCCGGGCTCGACTCCGTCGGCCCCGCCGAGTTCGCGGCGCAGGCCGTCCACCTCGCCCTGCTCACGCTGCTGTTCGGCGGCATCGCCACCGGGATCGGCGCCGCCACCGGTAAGGGACGTGCCACGGTGTTCGGGATCACCGCCGGGATCGGCGTCGCGGCCTACGCGGTCAACGGGTTCGCGCCGCAGATCGGCGCCGAGTGGCTCCGCGACCTGACGCCGTTCGCCTACTACATCGGCGGGGAGCCGCTGCGGAACGGCTTCCGGCCGGCCGACGCGGCCGTCCTCGCCGCCGCGACGCTCCTGGTCATGGCGGTGGGCGCGTGGCGCTTCACCCGCCGCGACCTCGCCCGCTGACGGCACGCCCGCCGACGGCACGCCCGCGCCGCCCGGCGCGGGCGTGCCGCCGTGCTCAGGCCGGGCTCCACCGCGGGTCCCGGCCGGACGCGGCGAGCGCGCGCTCGAACGCGGGGGCGTCCGCGGCCACCGGCACCGGGTCGGCGAACCCGTCGTACTTGCGGTACAGCTCGCCGTGCTCCTCGACCACGCCGAGGACGAACTCGCCCGCCTCGGGCGACACGGTGATCTCCGCCCCGATGGACCGCGCGACGTCCCAGCCGTGCACGGCCATCTCCTTGACGACCATCGACGCGACGTCGACGGCGGGCGCGGCTCCGCCCCCGAAGTCGATGTCCCCCTCCCAGACGGCCGGGTCGGCCCAGGCCGCGACGGCCCGGTCGAGCTGGGCCGCGTACTCCTGCGCCCACGCCGCGCCGGCCGTGAAGTCCCGTTCGGTCATCGCGTCCGGGAGCGGCGTGCGCAGCGCCCGGTGCTCCAGGCCGTACGAGGTGTAGAGCACCCAGTGGTTCACCAGCGTCCGCAGGTCGAAGTCCGCGCACGGGGTGGGGTCGCCGAGACGGTCCGGACCTGCGGCGGCGACGGCGCGCGCGACGCGCGCGGCCTCGGCCGCGCACTCCTTCATATGGGCATGGAAGCGCTCGATGTCCTTTTCGTTCATGTGTTCGAGGCTAGGGTCGCCGCTTCTCCCGGCTCTTGGAGAAAACCGCCAATATGCTGGGCACATGGACGAGTTCGGGCGCGGGGTGCTGTACCCGCGGAAGCAGGCGTCCATCGTGGATCTGGAACGCCGCCCGCCCGGTCCGGAGCTGCGGCCGTTCGTCGAGCACTACT
Proteins encoded in this region:
- a CDS encoding YeiH family protein, with amino-acid sequence MKARSMNPEHAHAGPERPEAPDADPVRAAGGRVRGWWASAGPGVSVAVTAAGAATVVSGFVPALSALTVAVLLGVLMGGALPAATADGLAWTTRTFLRVGVVLLGLQLSLGEVLRLGPGTLAAVVVTVAAGFAGTIALGRLLGVSRGLGLMVATGFSICGASAIAAMDGVARRDREDVATAVTLVTIYGSAAIALVPFLGTRVFGLDGEALGMWAGLSVHEVAQVVAAASPAGAAAVGTAVIVKLTRVVLLAPMVAGMGALERRPGDAAGPRPPIVPLFVVGFLLAMLLRSTNTVPEAVLTGARDVSTVLLAAAMFGLGSSVRVRTLLRTGRRGLALGALSTLLVSTVSLTALTVAGA
- a CDS encoding LysR family transcriptional regulator gives rise to the protein MTAPPDVESLRLLVLVAERGSLTAAAAELRISQPSASKRLSRLERRLGLHLVDRTRRGSALTPAGRVVTGWARRVLDDLTALTDGAEALRRERTGRLTVAASLTVAEHLLPAWIGELRRDDPDLHVGMQVTNSSRVCELARHGDVDIGFIESPGRPSGLRSRAVAGDRLVLVAPPGHRWTRRGRPVPPAEVAATPLISREAGSGTREAAAQAMAARGLELAPPLLELGSGTAVRNAVAAGAGPALISELVVGPDLAAGTLAEIPIEGMAVERSLRAVWRTGTTPAGPAAALLARAGRRPAAGT
- a CDS encoding bifunctional 2-polyprenyl-6-hydroxyphenol methylase/3-demethylubiquinol 3-O-methyltransferase UbiG, coding for MRTAPLIELDSPRPGAIDGRRLRAVAFQDVRMEYLAKHGLAEGRALVLGGGTGVLPRGLARAGLDVTALDPSPAATRMARDAAATEDLAVEHRTARAEDADVPPGSFDLVYVADTFEITGDLDRVVERAARAVRPGGALAYDTVNRTVPAKLVYLGAFQRLPWTRIMPAGRYASDRLRRPSEVAAALSRHGLRPADVCGFKPASIAGLVAAVRARRRGEIGDDDVAPMAGFVLDPDGPPVVTYLGHARKP
- a CDS encoding helix-turn-helix domain-containing protein, which gives rise to MTRTPLSDAACSIARATDLFGDAWTALIMRDVLAGITRFDDLARDLGISRKVLAARLARLVDEDVLVREPYQEHPPRVHYRPTDKGRELYPVLLALMSWGDRWYAGEAGPPARVRHRDCGHDTTPVLACAHCGEPLTVDNTDQRPGPGGRVGPATRVLGPLLQARERGEGHPSQG
- a CDS encoding DedA family protein, whose protein sequence is MEWVTEAVRGLSDLPFPLLLAVAGVLAFAESGLGVGSVVPGETAVVILGAAAADPVRYPAMLLVVALGVTAGDHVGYWLGRTNGERMRETRAVRRLGVRHWDRATAALRRHGAAAVFVTRLVPVVRTLTPAAAGVANVPYRRFLLASLSGSLLWAAVFVSIGAFAGASASRLEQLLGWGAWIVFGLAAAVAAAVAVVRRRTRSSRAVTAEAGEPAEPDVQVEGRCSDATPA
- a CDS encoding family 2B encapsulin nanocompartment shell protein — protein: MTNGATDTRLSLGTDAARNLATTTKTRPQMQGISSRWLLRALPWVQVSGGTYRVNRRLAYQVQDGRVTFVNTGAQVRVIPAELAELAPLRGFADERVLDVLAGRCVQSEYAAGDVIAEAGRPADRVHLIVHGKVVRLGDGAYGTPARLGTLAGGEYFGAEALTDADATWGATAKAVTGCTVLSLTREAFAEVAGNSAALRERLARFAESGPPKVNKRGEASVDVAAGHAGEPRLPGTFVEYEAAPREYELSLAQTVLRVHTRVADLYSRPQDQVEQQLRLTIEALRERQEHEMINNRDFGLLHNADPRQRLTTRGGPPTPADLDELLARRRGTRVLLAHPKGIAAFLRECTRQGVYPMQTEVDGTRATAWRNVPLLPCDKIPVSRSGVSSIIAMRTGEDDQGVIGLHKTGIPDEREPGLSVRFKGVNDQAISSYLVGVYFSAAVLVPDALGVLHDVETAR
- a CDS encoding serine hydrolase, translated to MLRKTIAVLGLAGLSAAGTAVPAAPAAAHEHRPELRRLLHTLTTSDGSPGALAEIRDRHGRTVITDGVGDVRTGAPMPKRGHWRIGSVTKTFTATTVLLLVEDGLIELDAPVERYLPGVVRGNGNDGRDITVRHLLQHTSGLPDFLGLLGIDRVVENPLEDHEPEDLLALALEHRPGFDPGTGWAYSNTGYLVAGMIVEKVTGRSLGDEIERRVLGPLNLDGTVVPGDSPDLPGPHPRGYVRTPDGALLDRTRLNPSVAWAGGDLVSGGSDLNRFYAALLGGRVLRPATLREMQRTTEVSGDYGLGLRRVSLTCGAPVWGHAGDMIGFSTVTGATRDGRSATVMVNLKPGLSDAGEQRVKDAFDAALCEDA
- a CDS encoding GbsR/MarR family transcriptional regulator, with translation MADTTEAAERLALVLTQGGLQKSTARVLAAFMFADTDSVTAGELADRLGISSGSVSGAIKMLSTVGLIERAPAPGSRREHHRMRDGAWATLMSTQNAAVRAMLEAADEGIEATGEDSPAARRLHEMRDFYGYMFRELPALIDRWRTERGT
- a CDS encoding ABC transporter ATP-binding protein, yielding MDTVIDIDRLTKTYGPRRGLDDLTLQVGAGEVFGYLGPNGAGKSTTIRLLLDLIRPTSGTARVLGLDPRADAVELHRRTGYLAGDFVVDGRQKAGECLTFLGNLRGGVPARRITGLAERLDLDLGARVKSLSKGNRQKVGLIQAFMHDPELLILDEPTSGLDPLVQRTFLDMVGEARADGRTVFMSSHVMSEVEAVADRVAIIREGRLVALDTVDDLRARSYLRVRIAFAAPVDAAEFALPGVTDVHVDGTVLTCTVEDTPDALVKAAARHTVTGLGAESQDLEELFHTYYARGEAAPAA
- a CDS encoding ABC transporter permease subunit gives rise to the protein MTTMADAFSRSMFAKTLYDNRRVFAVWALATAALATMYAAFYPQITADSAASVPDAMRGFGLDDMSSAAGYLQGPVFGLLVPLLAVFYGAATGARMISADEESGHLDLLLAHPIGRTRLLLHRFAALAAGAALIAAAVLAGLLAVRTGAGLDSVGPAEFAAQAVHLALLTLLFGGIATGIGAATGKGRATVFGITAGIGVAAYAVNGFAPQIGAEWLRDLTPFAYYIGGEPLRNGFRPADAAVLAAATLLVMAVGAWRFTRRDLAR
- a CDS encoding TIGR03086 family metal-binding protein gives rise to the protein MNEKDIERFHAHMKECAAEAARVARAVAAAGPDRLGDPTPCADFDLRTLVNHWVLYTSYGLEHRALRTPLPDAMTERDFTAGAAWAQEYAAQLDRAVAAWADPAVWEGDIDFGGGAAPAVDVASMVVKEMAVHGWDVARSIGAEITVSPEAGEFVLGVVEEHGELYRKYDGFADPVPVAADAPAFERALAASGRDPRWSPA